One window of the Betta splendens chromosome 21, fBetSpl5.4, whole genome shotgun sequence genome contains the following:
- the glb1l gene encoding beta-galactosidase-1-like protein, with product MDAAAALLFAAVTLACLSVSGNLVSGERSFSVDYKNNCFLKDGKPFQYISGSIHYSRIPRFYWKDRLVKMYMAGLNAIQVYVPWNFHEAVQDVHNFTGDRDLEYFLHLANQTGLLVILRPGPYICAEWEMGGLPAWLLQKPNIVLRSADTDYVQAVSSWLALLLPKMKPWLYVNGGNIISVQVENEYGSYFACDYNYMRHLRTLFRLFLGEDAFLFTTDGNTDKEMMCGTLQGLYATIDFGTDTNVSDAFRRQRRFEPRGPLVNSEFYTGWLDHWGDPHAVVEGQKVSRVLEDMLTMGANVNMYMFEGGTNFGYWNGADHDSAFRSVVTSYDYDAPLSEAGDPTEKLLDIRGVIKQFRDVPSGPMPPATPKFAYGFVTLRKVGNISSLLNTLSPMGPIKSQYPLTFEEVKQYYGYMLYRTTLPRDLSEATPLISPLNGVHDRAYVSVDGVFRGLLERDTALVMNITGRRGDAVDIVVENMGRVNFGSKINDYKGLVSSLILGRDVLTDWKIFPLDIDGVIAGGWPQSDCQQCFPTQTEPTTGPTFYMGTLQPNGLAWDTFIKLSEWTKGQVWINGVNLGRYWPSRGPQQTLYVPGPLLSATQPNNITVLELEAAPAHLKVLFMDRPQLSGTAGKS from the exons ATGGACGCGGCCGCTGCCTTGCTCTTCGCCGCCGTGACTCTGGCCTGTTTATCAGTCAGTGGAAACTTG GTTTCAGGAGAGAGGTCTTTCTCTGTGGACTACAAGAACAACTGTTTCCTGAAAGATGGGAAACCTTTTCAGTACATCTCAGGGAGCATCCACTACTCCAGGATCCCACGGTTCTACTGGAAGGACCGGCTCGTGAAGATGTACATGGCTGGACTCAATGCCATCCAAGT ATATGTGCCCTGGAACTTCCACGAAGCAGTACAGGACGTCCACAACTTCACAGGGGACAGGGATTTGGAGTATTTTCTGCATCTGGCCAATCAGACAGGCCTCCTGGTCATCCTGCGTCCAGGGCCGTACATCTGTGCAGAATGGGAAATG GGGGGGTTGCCAGCATGGCTGCTTCAGAAGCCCAACATCGTCCTGCGCTCTGCTGACACAG ATTACGTGCAGGCGGTCAGCAGCTGGCTGGCCCTTCTCCTTCCCAAGATGAAGCCCTGGCTCTACGTCAACGGGGGCAACATCATCAGCGTGCAG GTGGAGAACGAATACGGCAGTTACTTCGCCTGCGACTACAACTACATGCGTCACCTGCGGACTCTGTTCCGCCTCTTCCTGGGCGAAGACGCGTTCCTGTTCACCACCGACGGGAACACCGATAAAGAGATGATGTGCGGGACTCTGCAGGGATTATATGCCACCATAGACTTTGGCACGG ACACCAATGTTTCGGACGCCTTCAGGCGGCAGCGGAGGTTCGAGCCCCGGGGGCCTCTG GTGAACTCGGAGTTCTACACCGGGTGGCTGGACCACTGGGGAGATCCGCACGCCGTGGTGGAGGGTCAGAAGGTCAGCAGAGTGCTGGAGGACATGCTAACCATGGGGGCCAACGTCAACAT GTACATGTTTGAGGGCGGTACGAACTTCGGCTACTGGAACG GTGCCGATCACGACAGCGCGTTCCGCTCGGTGGTGACTAGCTATGATTACGACGCCCCGCTGTCCGAGGCAGGAGACCCCACAGAGAAGCTGTTGGACATCAGAGGAGTCATTAAGCAG tttAGAGATGTTCCCTCCGGACCCATGCCACCTGCAACGCCCAAGTTCGCTTATGGCTTTGTGACGCTGAGAAAA GTTGGTAACATCAGCAGCCTGTTAAACACCCTCTCACCTATGGGGCCGATCAAATCTCAGTATCCTCTGACGTTCGAGGAAGTGAAACAG TACTATGGATACATGCTGTATCGGACCACGCTGCCCCGGGACCTGTCGGAGGCCACGCCACTCATCTCTCCCCTGAATGGGGTTCATGACCGTGCATATGTGTCCGTCGACGGG GTTTTCCGCGGTCTGCTGGAGAGAGACACGGCGCTGGTGATGAACATCACCGGGCGGCGGGGTGACGCCGTGGACATCGTGGTCGAGAACATGGGCAGGGTTAACTTTGGCAGCAAGATCAATGACTACAAG GGGCTGGTGAGCAGCCTAATCCTGGGCAGAGACGTACTGACAGACTGGAAGATCTTCCCTCTGGACATTGATGGAGTCATCGCTGGTGGGTGGCCTCAGTCAGACTGTCAACAGTGCTTCCCCacccagacagaacccacaACTGGACCCACCTTCTACATGGGGACATTACAGCCCAATGGCCTGGCCTGGGACACTTTTATCAAGCTCAGTGAATGGACAAAG ggtCAGGTTTGGATTAATGGTGTGAACCTGGGAAGATACTGGCCGTCCAGGGGCCCACAGCAGACTCTTTATGTCCCAGGACCCCTGCTGAGCGCCACCCAACCCAACAACATCAcagtgctggagctggaggcggcaCCAGCTCACTTAAAGGTTCTCTTTATGGACCGGCCGCAACTCAGTGGCACTGCTGGAAAGTCCTGA
- the ankzf1 gene encoding ankyrin repeat and zinc finger domain-containing protein 1 yields MTTCAEVRSIFDFCPNDDALVGLKEVDRVLQQTNTGPAPCGLDVTCQEDDRQRESSVAREVSDKMGCSACRCPFSNREEQMEHYKLDWHRFNLRQKMAALPPVTVEEFERKTGAGDMSSISGSESDSENSDGDVGDTGSNLTGKDKESSADTGSITGRTVSKVLFQNSSGQYLSVYRCILQGKSNSEEDAAASLMSVGKKTVWVVLMTGGGHFAGAVFQGKEVLQHKTFHRYTVRAKRGTAQGLRDSQNRSHAPKSAGAALRRYNEAALVKDIHDLLGAWTEFLKEASAIFVRAPSYNKTIFFGSRASPLDKKDPKIRTLPFATRRATFREVQRVHEVLSTVNVYGRDTDMSAVFSPLKKTWKKTVKPAAQIHPDPETGEDHDNMDEDEDKAEGEIQLEMVQMTLGTLDLREFEIYPSRHKKRRRRKKEHVKTQNKESSKVEADDQEEEVPEATPAEDTTQEKTTDKRKRKALNVNHLQESVDESWEYGLRDDLFTACKVGDVDALSRLLKLPGEDSVSHEGSETNPSDSPSPLTLLNKPIDSLGFTLLHVASAAAQKPVVRLLLDAGADPACRDDNGQTPYTVAPDKDTRNVFRKYMGENPDKYDYSKAQVPGPLTAEMESKLTEKRKAQKAQKKQREKEQREEKKKQELEAEEKKRFASLTDREKRALAAEKRLAEQVAATGVSLSNVQRCWLCGESLLGKIPFQYLEYSFCTPRCVQAHRKANAAPGKT; encoded by the exons ATGACGACTTGTGCCGAAGTCCGCTCCATCTTTGATTTTTGCCCTAATGATGATGCTCTGGTTGGACTGAAGGAGGTGGACCGTGTTCtgcagcagacaaacactggGCCAGCGCCATGCG GGTTAGATGTTACATGTCAGGAGgacgacagacagagagagtcCAGCGTGGCCAGAGAGGTGTCGGACAAGATGGGCTGCTCCGCCTGCAGGTGTCCCTTCAGTAACAGAGAGGAACAG atgGAACACTACAAGCTAGACTGGCATCGCTTTAACCTAAGACAGAAAATGGCAGCATTGCCCCCAGTTACTGTAGAGGAGTTTGAGAGGAAGACTGGTGCTG GAGACATGTCAAGTATTTCGGGCTCAGAGTCGGATTCAGAGAACTCTGATGGTGATGTGGGAGACACGGGCAGCAACCTCACTGGCAAAGATAAAGAGAGCTCAGCTGATACCGGGTCAATTACGGGCCGGACCGTCAGCAAGGTGCTTTTCCAGAACTCATCAGGACAATATCTATCAGTCTATCGCTGCATTCTGCAGGGAAAG TCAAATAGTGAAGAGGATGCAGCGGCCTCGCTAATGTCTGTAGGAAAGAAGACTGTGTGGGTTGTTCTAATGACGGGTGGAGGCCATTTTGCTGGTGCTGTTTTTCAGGG CAAAGAAGTCCTTCAGCACAAGACCTTCCATCGATACACCGTTCGAGCTAAGCGAGGCACTGCTCAGGGGCTGAGAGACTCCCAGAATCGCAGCCACGCGCCAAAATCTGCAGGTGCCGCCCTGAGGCGTTACAATGAGGCAGCGCTAGTCAAG GACATTCATGATCTTCTGGGAGCCTGGACGGAGTTCTTGAAGGAGGCATCTGCCATATTCGTACGAGCCCCCAGTTACAACAAGACCATCTTTTTTGGCAGTCGAGCGTCTCCGCTTGACAAGAAGGACCCCAAGATCCGTACGCTTCCCTTCGCCACACGCAGGGCGACGTTTCGAGAGGTACAGAGGGTACATGAGGTGCTTTCCACGGTTAATGTTTACG GGAGAGACACGGACATGTCTGCAGTCTTCAGTCCATTGAAAAAGACATGGAAAAAAACTGTCAAACCTGCAGCACAAATACACCCCGATCCAGAAACAG GAGAAGAtcatgacaacatggatgaggatgaagataaGGCCGAAGGTGAGATCCAGTTGGAGATGGTGCAGATGACACTGGGGACCTTGGACCTCAGAGAATTTGAAATCTATCCGTCCAGACACaagaaaagaaggaggaggaaaaaggaacatgtgaaaacacaaaataagg AATCGAGTAAAGTGGAAGCAGATGATCAAGAAGAGGAGGTGCCAGAAGCTACTCCAGCAGAAGACACCACCCAGGAAAAAACAACGgacaagaggaagagaaaagcacTGAATGTAAACCACCTGCAAG AAAGTGTTGATGAATCCTGGGAGTACGGTCTCAGGGATGACCTCTTCACAGCCTGCAAGGTTGGAGACGTGGATGCTCTGAGCAGGCTCCTCAAGCTACCTGGAGAAGATTCAGTTAGTCATGAGGGGTCAGAGACGAATCCATCTGATTCACCAAGTCCTCTGACCCTCCTTAACAAGCCAATAGACTCCCTGGGGTTCACTTTACTGCACGTTGCGTCAGCAGCTGCCCAAAAGCCAGTTGTTAGACTGCTTCTGGATGCAGGGGCAGATCCAGCCTGCAG GGATGACAATGGCCAGACCCCATACACGGTTGCCCCTGACAAAGACACCAGGAATGTCTTTCGCAAATACATGGGAGAGAATCCTGACAAATATGACTATAGCAAGGCACAG GTCCCCGGGCCTCTAACCGCCGAGATGGAATCCAAATTGACAGAGAAGAGAAAAGCGCAAAAGGCACAGAAAAAACAGcgggagaaggagcagcgggaggagaagaagaaacaagagctggaggcagaggaaaAGAAGAGGTTTGCGTCTCTGACTGATCGTGAAAAG AGAGCTCTGGCTGCTGAGAAGAGATTAGCAGAGCAGGTAGCGGCCACAGGAGTCAGCCTCTCCAACGTCCA GAGGTGCTGGCTGTGCGGTGAGTCTCTGCTTGGGAAGATCCCCTTTCAGTACCTGGAGTATTCCTTCTGCACGCCTCGCTGTGTTCAGGCACATCGAAAGGCAAATGCTGCTCCAGGCAAGACCTAA